The sequence CGCCTTTAAAGTAAACAGTGTTGATTATTTGCTGAAACCAATTACACAGGAAGCCGTTGAGAAAGCGTTCAAAAAAATAAATGTACTTACCGGCGAAAAATCCACCCAACAAGAAATCAGCCAAATCATAAAAGAACTAAACCGGACTAAAAGTTACAAAACCCACTTTCTGGCATCCGTAAAGGGAAGCAAAATGGTTCCGTTGTTGGCCGAAGAAATTGCGTTTTTTTATATCAACGAAGGAAAAGTAAAAGCTGTAAATGTTGACAAGAAAGAATATCAGCTGGATTTTACGCTTGATGAATTAAATACCAAACTTAATCCTGTGGATTTTTTCCGGGCCAACCGTCAGTTTATCGTTTCACGAAAGGGAATAAAGGAATTGGATTCCTGGTTTAACGGCAGATTGTCGGTTGTTTTAAAGATTCCTGCGCCTGAAAAAATTCTCATAAGCCGAACGCGCGTAGGAGAATTCAAAGCTTGGTTTACAGGTCAGTAATTCCCTGCCGGTCGTTTCACCTCCTTTATAAAACATTTCACCCCGCATTTTATCTGTTTCAACTTTAGTGGATTAATCTTCTACCCATTATTGCGGTCAAAACCCCAAAACGTAGAAAATCAATACAACTAATAAACTTATGAAAAATCTAATCTGCTACATTACGATTAACCTCTTCCTTCTATTTAGTTCACTTGTTTTGAATGCACAAGACGAAGTAGGCATTAAACAGCTTACAGGTGAAATTGAGTTTGACGGGCTGGTAAATGAACCGACATGGAAAGTAAGCCAGCAACTTCCACTTACCATGCATTTCCCGGTATTCAACAATCCACCGTCAGAAAAAAGCGAAGTATATTTTACATTTGACAATGATTATTTGTGGGTAGGGGCAATTTTGTATTATAACGATGTAAACGACATTGTTTCCACCAGTAAAAAAAGAGATGAAGAATCGGAGAACTCAGATGCTTTTGGGATTTTACTCGACTCCTACGACGACAATGAAAATGCACTGGCCTTTTTTACCATGCCATCGGGATTAAAAATTGACTATTCCGTTTCGAATGACGGCGAAGGTGGTGGCCCCGGCCCGGGAATGAGTGCAAAAAATTATACATGGAACTCTTACTGGGATGTAAAAACCACGATCACAGATGAAGCCTGGCATGTTGAAATGCGTATCCCTTTTTCCAGCTTACGCTTTCAAAGTAGAAACAACATCACTAAAATGGGATTGATCGTCAACCGCAATATCAGTCACCTCAATGAAATTAACACTTACCCACCTATTGACACAAAATATGGTCGCGATGCCAACACCCGCCCATCGCGGGCAAAAACAATTGTTTTTGAAGATATCAATCCCAGAAACCCGGTTTACATTTCGCCATATATTTTGGGCGGAACTACCCGCATGAACGAAGTAAATGAAGATGAAACCGAGTACGTAAAATCAGATGATCCTGAATTCACCGGAGGATTAGATTTAAAATATAACCTCAATAATAACCTGACACTTGATTTTACGGTAAATACCGATTTTGCCCAGGTTGAAGCAGATGATGAACAAGTTAACCTAACGCGTTACTCGTTGTTTTTCCCTGAAAAGAGGCTATTCTTTCAGGAACGCTCGGGAATATTCAGTTATGAACTGGGAAGAGCTCAAGACCTGTTTTACAGTCGAAATATTGGAATTGCACAAGGCGAACCTGTAACTATTTACGGCGGAGTGCGGATGGTTGGAAGAGTTGGCAAATGGGATGTTGGTTTCCTTGATATGAACACGGCCGACTTTGAAGAAACGCCGTCTGAAAACTTTGGAGTTGTCCGATTACGCAGACAGGTTATTAACGAAAACTCGTATGTAGGAGGAATGATGACAACCCGTCTTGGATTCGACGGCAGCTACAATATCGCTTATGGGTTCGATGGAATTTTTAAATATACTGATGTTGATTACCTTATCGTTAAGCTGGCACAATCACAGGATAAATCAATTAAATCGGAAGTATTCTCCATGGACCCGACTTTTTTCTCTTTAGAACTTCAGCGGCGTGCAGAAGCAGGATTTCTATACGAAGGAAAATATGCTTACTGGGGAGAAAATTTTGATCCAAAATCAGGTTTCATTTTCATTAACAATATTCATGATGTAAGAGCCAGCGTGGGCTATGGCTGGATAGCCGATGAAAAATCGCCGATTTTCAAATATTCCTTCGAAGGAGATTTCAGTATCAAAAGTAGAATGGAAGACGGCAAAATCGAAAATATGGAATTGGCACCTCAATTTAAAATGGATCTGAAAAATGGAATCGGCCTATTCCTGATGCCGGGTTTTAACAAGGAAGGCGTACCATTTGATTTCAATTTACCAGGCGGGATTGTAGTTGAAGAAGGCGACTATTCGTTCTGGGCATTTCGCTCGCATTTTAACACACCGCGTACAAAAAAGATTGTCGCTAATCTCAGTCTCGACGGAGGCGGATTTTACGATGGCAACCAGTATTCTGTTGAACTGGAAACCGACTTCAACATTTCATCAAGTTTTCAACTCTCGGCCTTTTACAAATTCGACAAGGTACAATTCGATGAAACCAACCAGGAATTTACAAACAACCTGGCGCGTTTAAAAGCCACTTACATGCTGAACACCAAATTATCGATGAGCGCTTATATGCAGTATAACGAACTGGAAAACATTATCATTTCCAATTTCAGACTTCGTTATAATCCGCGCGATGGAAACGATCTTTACCTGGTACTGAACGATTCGCGATTTGCCGATAAAACGGATCTCACGCCCACTCCTCCCGGATTTCTTTCGCAAACCATATTATTAAAATATACACACACATTTAGATTATAAACTATGAACCGAATTAAATTGATTTTAAACATTCTGATACTGTTAGTAATGTTATTATTGATGGATCCAAGGTCATTTTACGGACTGGAATTCCACGAATGGGCAGGACTGATCATTGGCTTGTTCTTCATTCTGCACAAAGCACTAAACTGGAGCTGGATAAAAAAAGTAACGGTTTGCTTTTTTAAGAGTTCTCCAGGCCGCGCACGCTTAAATTATGTGCTGGACGTATTGTTACTGGCCGGGATGGTTTTAATGATACTCAGCGGAATTGCCATTGCGCGAACCATAGATTTTTCATGGCTGAGTCTGGGAGGATCACGAATGTTTTGGCGGGTGATGCATACCAGCTCATCGTTTATAACTCTCGCGCTTTTTGGGATTCATGTGGGGCTTCACTGGAAATGGGTACAACTACGTTTTAAATTCAAAAATGTAAAGGCATGAACAGAAAGATCATCAACGGAATAATTTCGCTGGCAATAGTTATTGCTGCTTTATACGGCTTATCACGATTACGTTTTATCGAACGCAGCATCTGGATATTTAAAACAAACGATATGCAAAATACCCGTCGCGGTGGTCCTGAAAGAGGCGGCCGCGAAGGAAGAGATTTCAGAGCCCGCCCACAGGATTTTGGCCGACAAGAGCGCATTAATTTTGAAAACCTGCCCGACAGCGTTCGGCAACGACTAATTGCCGAAAGAGGTGTCCGATTTGAAAACGACAGTACAAGAGAACGTCAGACACAAAACGTTACACGGGGAAGAGGTGATTTCAGAGGCAAAGGTCAGGGCCGTGACTTTAGGAGGGGAAGTAGCATACGGCTGGCTAATGTAAGCTGGTTTTTTATCGTCTTTGCCGGATTTACAGTAGTTACCATTTACCTGGATATGCTGACTAAGTGGATAAAGCGCAAATAAATACAAAAGGGTATATTAAACCTTATTTGTTGAATTCAGTCTATAAAGCATTGGTTATAAATGCAGAACAAATCAGCATTAAATACCAGGGAGTAATTAATGATTATAAAAAAGAGTAACGCTTATGAGTAAGATTAGTAAAACATTCAGAGTTTATCATCGTTATCTTGGATTTTTCCTGGCCGGAATTATGACAATTTACGCGCTTAGCGGTACAGTTATGATTTTCCGGACAACGGATTTTCTTAAACAGGATAAAATTACAGAGCGCGAAATCGGAGCAAACGTTCCGGCGGAGGAATTAGGTGGTAAACTTTTTATACGTAATCTGCAGGTTTTGGAAGAAGATGCCAACACCATAACTTTTCAACAGGGATCGTACGACAAAACAACCGGTATTGCCACCTACACGGTTAAAGAGCTGCCTGTTGTTTTACAAAAGCTGGAACGACTGCATAAAGCCACAACAAATTCACCTTTGTTCTTTCTGAATATTTTCTTTGGTATTTCCTTGCTGTTCTTCTCAGTTTCGGCATTTTTCATGTATACCAAGACGAATAAAGTGTTGAAAAAAGGACTATATGTAGCATTGGGAGGACTAGTATTTGCGGTTATTATGCTACTGATTTAAGGCTCCCAAAAAAGGTTTAGTTGAAACGAAAAAACCTCGCGGCGAAATTGCTGCGAGGTTTTCTATTTTCATTACGGATTACTACTCTCCTTCCCAAATACTTTCTTTGATAGTCACCGGGCCAATAAGTCCTGATTCTTCCAAAATAATTTCCGGTCGTTTGCGGCCAAGAAAATCATTGGAAATTACAATGTTCGTTGATGTGTATTTTTTCTGACCATCAAGAATCTCATCGCCGGCCAATCGGTTAAACCAGGAATTTACAACTGTTATTTCCAGGGTATTCTCCCCTTCTTTTAAATCGCCGGTAACATTCACCCTAAACGGTTTTGTCCAGGTAATTCCTTTGTATTTCCCGTTCACTGTTACTGCAGCAATACCAACATCTTTTACCGTTTCCAGTTGAAGAAAATACTCACTTCCGTTTTCCGGCACAAAATCCAAATCGAATGTTTTTGTGTATTTCACTTTACCTGAGTAATATTTTATTCCCGGATCATTGCTTTTAGTCCAATCCGACAATTCAGGGAACACAACTTTCCCGGGTCCGCCCCACTCCGGATCAAAATAAAGTTCCCATTCATCATTGATAGCTTTAACCGTTTTATAATCGGGATAATTTCGTTGAGCAACACCTTGCCTGCTCGCAGGTATTTCAGCATTAAAAACGACTATAACCGACTCGTAAGGTTCCAATGTTAACGGCACCTCTGTTTTGCCATCAGCCTGCTTAAATGCTAAGGCATCACGAATATCGCCGGTGTTGGCATCCCAAAGCTCAGGATGCAATCCCTCTATGCGAAATGCCGCTGTTAGAACTTGTTTCTCCGCCGTTTGATTCGAAACAAAATAAACATCGGCTTCTCCAACGGTATAATGAATGTAGTCAAAGTCAGTCTTACTATCGTTGTTTTCAACCGCAAAATCCGGTTCAACACCCTGAGAAAGCAAATATTCGCGGGCACTTACTCCCCAAACAACTTTACCTTTGCCATAATCGAGCGAACCGGAAGCAACATTATCGTTACCCCACAATTTGTCGGAAAGTGATTGAAATGCCTTCTTGGCCTCATCTCCTCCAACCAAACTGATTGCTCCATTTGGTTTTGGCCCAATCACCGTAGCTCCCTGACTTACAAGATCCTCAAGTTTTTGAAGCACTGTAAGCGACAATACTTTATGATCGGGTAAAACCAATACTTTGTATTCAATTCCTCCGGGAACAACCACTTTTCCCTCTTTCACCTTTAACTGCAGGAAAATTGTTTCATCGGTTACATCATAATCGTAACCGGGCATCACACCTGCCGGATTTGAATGTTTGTATGGAAAAACATTAGGCACATGATCGCCGTAATAATACAGTACATCGGCCACAAATTTCCCCTCTTGAACAATGGCCTGTACACGTTGCATATAATCGATAAATGGCCCGGATTCGTTCCACCAGGTAACTTGTGGATTTACGTGTGTTCCGGCGAAATATTCTTGTCCGGGCAAGCCCATTTCTGGTGGTGAACAGGTGAAAGTATGAAAATACATGCGGTTTAATCCGGCACAAATCTCATGATCGAATGATGATTTCTGGTCGTGCCAAAGTTCATCGTTCCAATGTGGACCAATAGTAGTAAAACTCTCGGCACCAACTATTTTAACGCCATAAATGTGCGCTGCCGAAGAAGCCTGTTTCAGGAAAAAACGGTTTTCGTCGTGCGGACGGTGTGGCGATGGCGCCCAAAACTCACTCATCACGATATCGTTGTAACCATAGTTTTTTATGCCGTCCATTGGACCGGCGTGCGGCCCCGCAGATTCGGGCTGGATTCCCATGTTGTAATTGTGTGCGTACTCCTGAAAGCGCTTATAATGTTTCTCGGCAACCAGGTCGGCCAGCGTTTTTCTAAAATCCGCCAAAAAAGCATTGGTAGTATTTACATCATCAACGATGTAACCGGCAACAACCGGCAAATAACTCAACACATCGTAACCGCGGTAATCGGTAAATTCCTGCGCAAACTTATCGGTCCAGTTCATGCCACCACATTCCCAACTATCTGTTTCCATATATTTCAAAGTTGTTCCAACATGGTCGCCGGCAGCTTCAAAAATCGGTTCAACTACGTCGTTCCAGTAAAAATCAAAAGCCTCTTTGCTCATGTAATCCAGTACTCGTCCCTGCCAGTCGCCACTCGATGTGGAAACTTCAGCATCAGTGCATGTATACCCAATTCGCATAATGTTCCAATTCCCTTCAGGCACATCCCAGTTCAGGGTTCCATCTTCTGAAAGAAATGCATCGAGTTGAACGATTTCATCTCTATTTATGGTGTAATTTTCCTCACCTTCTATATTATCTTTCTCAGGATCATTAAAAAGTAAAAATCTGCAATCAGGTGCAGAACCACCTAATTCATGAAATCCCAGTTTATAATCCAGATCAGTAACCACCTCATCAGTTTTCGCATTCTCATTAATTGGAAAAGCAAGAATTGTGATGTCTTTATAAAAGTCGTCTCTGGTAAAGGGCTGCTCCAATTTTAGCGAAATAGTCTTCCCACCTTCTACTTTAGTTTCGGAAAAAGTCAATTGTTTGGCCGCATATTCGGGTGTTACACGTGGTCCTCCAAGGTTCCATCCACTTTGTATGTTAAAGCCCATTGTTAACCCCAACCGTTTGGCCTCATCAAGTGCAAACACAAAAAGTTCGTTCCACTCATCCGAACCGTACAATGGCCCTTTTGGAATGTCTTTGTTCCCTCGTTGGTTGTGTCCTCCGGCATCAAAGATCATCGCTCCCTGAAAGTTCCTGGATTTCATGGCTTCCAGATCTTTAGTGATAGCAGCCTTATTTACATTGCCATTCAACCACCACCACCAGCAATTCACTCCATATTCCCGTGTGGGATTTTCGAAATTGTTTCTTATGTCACTGTAACCAATCCGTTCTTCAGCATCCGATTTTACTTTCTCTTTTTGAGTACACGACTGCCAGAAAACGGAAACCAAAAAAATAAAAAACAATATTCTCTTCATAACTATGTAATCTTTCAGCGTTAAGTTTTAATGTATAGAACAGGCTCTACAAGCCCGACAATTTTTCCAATGCCAGCATTAGTGCATGCGTTCCCAATTTTCCATGCCCCTGTGCCAGAACTGCCAGATAAAGTTGTTTTACCAACGCCAGTCCGGGTAACGACAAGCCCATTGCTTCAGCTTCTTTTAATGCAATTCCCATGTCTTTTATAAAATGCTCAACAAAAAATCCGGGATCGAAATTACGATTTACAATACGCGGTGCCAGATTATCTAACGTCCAACAACCAGCAGCTCCACCACTTATCGAAGACAGCATAGTTGGTAAATCTAGACCGGCTTTATGACCGTATAACAAAGCTTCGCAAACACCGATCATCGTTCCGGCAATAGTAATTTGGTTACACATTTTTGTGTGTTGTCCCGATCCGGCTTCACCCTGATAAACAATC comes from uncultured Draconibacterium sp. and encodes:
- a CDS encoding LytTR family DNA-binding domain-containing protein; the protein is MKALIIEDENPAAKQLINILKKLNDIEVVDILDSIKSTIQWFKINAQPDVVFMDIHIADGSAFKIFDFIEITCPIIFTTAYDEYAINAFKVNSVDYLLKPITQEAVEKAFKKINVLTGEKSTQQEISQIIKELNRTKSYKTHFLASVKGSKMVPLLAEEIAFFYINEGKVKAVNVDKKEYQLDFTLDELNTKLNPVDFFRANRQFIVSRKGIKELDSWFNGRLSVVLKIPAPEKILISRTRVGEFKAWFTGQ
- a CDS encoding DUF5916 domain-containing protein, which codes for MKNLICYITINLFLLFSSLVLNAQDEVGIKQLTGEIEFDGLVNEPTWKVSQQLPLTMHFPVFNNPPSEKSEVYFTFDNDYLWVGAILYYNDVNDIVSTSKKRDEESENSDAFGILLDSYDDNENALAFFTMPSGLKIDYSVSNDGEGGGPGPGMSAKNYTWNSYWDVKTTITDEAWHVEMRIPFSSLRFQSRNNITKMGLIVNRNISHLNEINTYPPIDTKYGRDANTRPSRAKTIVFEDINPRNPVYISPYILGGTTRMNEVNEDETEYVKSDDPEFTGGLDLKYNLNNNLTLDFTVNTDFAQVEADDEQVNLTRYSLFFPEKRLFFQERSGIFSYELGRAQDLFYSRNIGIAQGEPVTIYGGVRMVGRVGKWDVGFLDMNTADFEETPSENFGVVRLRRQVINENSYVGGMMTTRLGFDGSYNIAYGFDGIFKYTDVDYLIVKLAQSQDKSIKSEVFSMDPTFFSLELQRRAEAGFLYEGKYAYWGENFDPKSGFIFINNIHDVRASVGYGWIADEKSPIFKYSFEGDFSIKSRMEDGKIENMELAPQFKMDLKNGIGLFLMPGFNKEGVPFDFNLPGGIVVEEGDYSFWAFRSHFNTPRTKKIVANLSLDGGGFYDGNQYSVELETDFNISSSFQLSAFYKFDKVQFDETNQEFTNNLARLKATYMLNTKLSMSAYMQYNELENIIISNFRLRYNPRDGNDLYLVLNDSRFADKTDLTPTPPGFLSQTILLKYTHTFRL
- a CDS encoding glycosyl hydrolase — protein: MKRILFFIFLVSVFWQSCTQKEKVKSDAEERIGYSDIRNNFENPTREYGVNCWWWWLNGNVNKAAITKDLEAMKSRNFQGAMIFDAGGHNQRGNKDIPKGPLYGSDEWNELFVFALDEAKRLGLTMGFNIQSGWNLGGPRVTPEYAAKQLTFSETKVEGGKTISLKLEQPFTRDDFYKDITILAFPINENAKTDEVVTDLDYKLGFHELGGSAPDCRFLLFNDPEKDNIEGEENYTINRDEIVQLDAFLSEDGTLNWDVPEGNWNIMRIGYTCTDAEVSTSSGDWQGRVLDYMSKEAFDFYWNDVVEPIFEAAGDHVGTTLKYMETDSWECGGMNWTDKFAQEFTDYRGYDVLSYLPVVAGYIVDDVNTTNAFLADFRKTLADLVAEKHYKRFQEYAHNYNMGIQPESAGPHAGPMDGIKNYGYNDIVMSEFWAPSPHRPHDENRFFLKQASSAAHIYGVKIVGAESFTTIGPHWNDELWHDQKSSFDHEICAGLNRMYFHTFTCSPPEMGLPGQEYFAGTHVNPQVTWWNESGPFIDYMQRVQAIVQEGKFVADVLYYYGDHVPNVFPYKHSNPAGVMPGYDYDVTDETIFLQLKVKEGKVVVPGGIEYKVLVLPDHKVLSLTVLQKLEDLVSQGATVIGPKPNGAISLVGGDEAKKAFQSLSDKLWGNDNVASGSLDYGKGKVVWGVSAREYLLSQGVEPDFAVENNDSKTDFDYIHYTVGEADVYFVSNQTAEKQVLTAAFRIEGLHPELWDANTGDIRDALAFKQADGKTEVPLTLEPYESVIVVFNAEIPASRQGVAQRNYPDYKTVKAINDEWELYFDPEWGGPGKVVFPELSDWTKSNDPGIKYYSGKVKYTKTFDLDFVPENGSEYFLQLETVKDVGIAAVTVNGKYKGITWTKPFRVNVTGDLKEGENTLEITVVNSWFNRLAGDEILDGQKKYTSTNIVISNDFLGRKRPEIILEESGLIGPVTIKESIWEGE
- a CDS encoding DUF4405 domain-containing protein encodes the protein MNRIKLILNILILLVMLLLMDPRSFYGLEFHEWAGLIIGLFFILHKALNWSWIKKVTVCFFKSSPGRARLNYVLDVLLLAGMVLMILSGIAIARTIDFSWLSLGGSRMFWRVMHTSSSFITLALFGIHVGLHWKWVQLRFKFKNVKA